A single Glycine soja cultivar W05 chromosome 14, ASM419377v2, whole genome shotgun sequence DNA region contains:
- the LOC114383375 gene encoding probable O-methyltransferase 3 codes for MDSHDEEHAAKLLRAQTHIWNHIFSFINSMSLKCVVDLGIPDIIHNYGQPMPLSNLIASLPIHPSKTCFVHRLMRIMIHSGFFSQQNHDMENQLDAKYVLTDASVLLLKNHPMSVTPFLHAMLDPILTNPWNQFSTWFKNGDTTPFETAHGMMLWDYAGADPKHNNLFNDAMASDARFVTSLVIEKCKGVFMGLESLVDVGGGTGTMAKAIAKSFPRVECIVFDLPHVVSGLKGSENLKYVAGDMFEAIPPADAILLKWILHDWNDKECVDILKKCKEAITRKGKEGKVIIIDMVVENEKRDDESVETQLFFDMLMMVLVTGKERSKKEWAKLISSAGYNNYKITPVLGLRSLIEIYP; via the exons ATGGATTCCCATGATGAGGAGCATGCTGCCAAACTACTTAGAGCTCAAACCCACATATGGAATCACATATTTAGCTTCATAAACTCCATGTCCCTTAAATGTGTGGTTGACTTAGGCATACCAGATATCATACACAACTATGGCCAACCCATGCCACTCTCAAACCTCATTGCTTCACTACCAATCCACCCATCCAAAACTTGCTTTGTCCATCGCTTGATGCGAATCATGATCCATTCTGGCTTCTTCTCTCAACAAAATCATGACATGGAGAATCAGCTAGATGCCAAGTATGTGCTTACCGATGCATCTGTACTATTGCTTAAGAACCATCCGATGAGTGTGACACCTTTCTTGCATGCCATGCTTGATCCAATTTTGACAAATCCATGGAATCAATTTTCTACTTGGTTCAAAAATGGTGACACTACACCATTTGAAACGGCACATGGGATGATGCTTTGGGATTACGCTGGCGCTGATCCAAAACATAATAACTTGTTCAATGATGCCATGGCAAGTGATGCTCGATTTGTCACTAGTTTGGTGATTGAGAAATGTAAGGGAGTGTTCATGGGATTGGAGTCATTGGTTGATGTTGGGGGAGGCACAGGGACCATGGCAAAAGCCATTGCTAAATCATTCCCTCGGGTGGAATGCATTGTGTTTGATCTACCACATGTTGTTTCTGGCTTGAAAGGAAGTGAAAACCTTAAATATGTTGCAGGGGACATGTTTGAGGCAATTCCTCCAGCTGATGCCATTCTGTTAAAG TGGATATTGCATGACTGGAATGATAAGGAGTGTGTGGACATATTGAAGAAATGCAAAGAGGCGATAACGAGGAAAGGCAAAGAAGGGAAGGTGATCATCATAGACATGGTGGTGGAGAATGAGAAGAGAGATGATGAATCAGTTGAAACACAGCTCTTCTTTGATATGCTGATGATGGTGTTGGTCACtggaaaagagagaagcaaGAAAGAATGGGCTAAGTTGATTTCCTCTGCTGGTTATAACAACTACAAGATAACTCCAGTCTTGGGCTTAAGGTCTCTCATTGAGATCTATCCATAG
- the LOC114383376 gene encoding probable O-methyltransferase 3 has product MESHDEEHAAKLLRAQTHIWNHIFSFINSMSLKCVVDLGIPDIIHNYGQPMPLSNLIASLPIHPSKTCFVHRLMRIMIHSGFFSQQNHDLENELEAKYVLTDASVLLLKNHPMSVTPFLHAMLDPVLTNPWNQFSTWFKNGDPTPFETAHGMMLWDYAGADPKLNSLFNDAMASDARFVTSLVIEKCKGVFMGLESLVDVGGGTGTMAKAIAKSFPRVECIVFDLPHVVSGLKGSENLKYVSGDMFEAIPPADAILLKWILHDWNDEECVDILKKCKEAITRKGKEGKVIIIDMVVENEKRDDESVETQLFFDMLMMVLVTGKERSKKEWAKLISSAGYNNYKITPVFGLRSLIEIYP; this is encoded by the exons ATGGAATCCCATGATGAAGAGCATGCTGCCAAACTACTTAGAGCTCAAACCCACATATGGAATCACATATTTAGCTTCATAAACTCCATGTCCCTTAAATGTGTGGTTGACTTAGGCATACCAGATATCATACACAACTATGGCCAACCCATGCCACTCTCAAACCTCATTGCTTCACTACCAATCCACCCATCCAAAACTTGCTTCGTCCATCGCTTGATGCGAATCATGATCCATTCTGGCTTCTTCTCTCAACAAAATCATGACTTGGAGAATGAGCTAGAAGCCAAGTATGTGCTAACCGATGCATCTGTACTATTGCTTAAGAACCATCCGATGAGTGTGACACCTTTCTTGCATGCCATGCTTGATCCAGTTTTGACAAATCCATGGAATCAATTTTCTACTTGGTTCAAAAATGGTGACCCTACACCATTTGAAACGGCACATGGGATGATGCTTTGGGATTATGCTGGCGCTGATCCGAAACTTAATAGCTTGTTCAATGATGCCATGGCAAGTGATGCTCGATTTGTCACTAGTTTGGTGATTGAGAAATGTAAGGGAGTGTTCATGGGATTGGAGTCATTGGTTGATGTTGGGGGAGGCACAGGGACCATGGCAAAAGCCATTGCTAAATCATTCCCTCGGGTGGAATGCATTGTGTTTGATCTACCACATGTTGTTTCTGGCTTGAAAGGAAGTGAGAACCTTAAATATGTTTCAGGGGACATGTTTGAGGCAATTCCTCCAGCTGATGCCATTCTGTTAAAG TGGATATTGCATGACTGGAATGATGAGGAGTGTGTGGACATATTGAAGAAATGCAAAGAGGCGATAACGAGGAAAGGCAAAGAAGGGAAGGTGATCATCATAGACATGGTAGTGGAGAATGAGAAGAGAGATGATGAATCAGTTGAAACACAGCTCTTCTTTGATATGCTGATGATGGTGTTGGTCACtggaaaagagagaagcaaGAAAGAATGGGCTAAGTTGATTTCCTCTGCTGGTTATAACAACTACAAGATAACTCCAGTCTTTGGCTTAAGGTCTCTCATTGAGATCTATCCATAG